A genomic segment from Nodularia sphaerocarpa UHCC 0038 encodes:
- a CDS encoding C40 family peptidase — MLSNPESQILNSPSAEYHCIAALNLYDSPECTRLTTQAASGRHLRMTSNHQVSAVEVCLCEDDYPGWVSFADLDILQPATVLYQAKSFSESEMRKLLPNVIDFTQKAMQQSNYYLWGGTIAPNYDCSGLMQAAFVSVGVWLPRDAYQQEAFTQKITMTELAPGDLVFFGTLEKATHVGLYLGDGYYIHSSGKDQGRNGIGIDILSEQGDGVSQSYYQQLRGAGRVIKSYKPQRRCSRSVS; from the coding sequence ATGCTCTCTAATCCAGAATCCCAAATTCTAAATTCCCCATCGGCAGAATACCACTGTATCGCCGCTCTGAATTTATATGATTCTCCTGAATGTACGCGCCTGACAACTCAAGCAGCTTCTGGGCGACATTTGCGGATGACATCAAATCATCAGGTGTCAGCAGTTGAAGTGTGTTTGTGTGAGGATGACTATCCAGGGTGGGTATCTTTTGCCGATTTGGATATATTACAACCTGCGACTGTACTTTATCAGGCTAAATCATTTTCTGAGTCTGAGATGAGAAAATTACTCCCAAACGTGATTGATTTTACCCAAAAAGCCATGCAACAGTCAAATTACTATCTGTGGGGTGGTACTATCGCACCAAATTACGACTGTTCGGGATTAATGCAGGCGGCTTTTGTTTCAGTGGGTGTTTGGTTACCCAGAGATGCTTATCAACAGGAAGCTTTTACTCAGAAAATTACTATGACTGAGTTAGCACCTGGGGATTTGGTGTTTTTTGGCACTCTTGAAAAGGCTACTCACGTCGGGCTGTATTTAGGCGATGGTTATTACATTCATAGTTCGGGAAAAGATCAGGGGCGCAATGGGATTGGAATTGATATTCTCTCGGAACAGGGTGATGGGGTAAGTCAGTCATATTATCAGCAGCTGCGAGGTGCTGGTAGGGTGATTAAAAGTTATAAACCACAGAGACGCTGTTCGCGCAGCGTCTCCTAG
- a CDS encoding serine hydrolase — MIFFRKDEQLENLGNGILEATWATFPTLARNQVGLTWIVYDPPVPVNTGGALTPDAFWNHTVRGFTYRGVERIYPASVVKLFYLVAVNEWLEKGMTSPSQELERALRDMIVDSSNDATSLIVDILSGTTSGPELPTGPFETWKYQRNIVNRYFQSLGWEEMETINVCQKTWGDGPYGRERAFYGEMLDNRNMVTTNAIAKLLHSIVGGVAVSSGRSQAMMSLLKRSLNPDDLPTDVEEDQVTGFLGSGLPPDAQIWSKAGWTSQVRHDAAYIELPEQRPYILVVFTEGKANAKHRDILPFISQLFAKEISSL; from the coding sequence ATGATTTTCTTTAGAAAAGACGAACAACTTGAAAATCTTGGTAATGGTATTTTAGAGGCTACTTGGGCAACATTTCCCACTTTAGCTCGTAACCAAGTGGGTTTAACTTGGATTGTTTATGATCCCCCAGTACCTGTAAATACTGGTGGGGCTTTGACTCCTGACGCTTTTTGGAACCATACAGTCCGTGGTTTTACTTATCGCGGTGTGGAACGGATTTACCCGGCGAGTGTAGTCAAACTGTTTTATTTGGTCGCTGTTAACGAATGGCTGGAAAAAGGCATGACTTCACCTTCTCAGGAGTTGGAACGAGCCTTGCGGGATATGATTGTTGATTCTAGCAATGATGCGACTAGTTTAATTGTAGATATCCTCAGTGGTACTACTTCGGGACCTGAGTTACCAACTGGCCCTTTTGAAACTTGGAAATATCAGCGTAATATTGTTAACCGCTATTTTCAATCTTTGGGTTGGGAGGAAATGGAGACAATTAATGTCTGTCAAAAAACTTGGGGTGATGGTCCCTATGGCCGGGAACGGGCATTTTATGGGGAAATGCTGGATAATCGCAATATGGTGACTACTAATGCGATCGCCAAGTTACTTCATAGTATTGTGGGTGGGGTGGCAGTGTCTAGCGGGCGATCGCAAGCGATGATGAGTTTGCTCAAACGTAGTCTCAACCCCGATGATTTACCCACTGATGTCGAAGAAGATCAAGTAACAGGTTTTTTGGGAAGTGGACTTCCCCCAGATGCTCAAATTTGGTCAAAAGCAGGTTGGACAAGTCAAGTTCGTCATGACGCAGCCTATATTGAGTTACCAGAACAGCGTCCCTATATTTTAGTAGTATTTACTGAAGGTAAAGCCAACGCTAAACACCGGGATATTTTACCTTTTATTTCTCAGCTATTTGCCAAAGAAATTAGTAGCCTCTAA
- a CDS encoding efflux RND transporter periplasmic adaptor subunit — MTSPEPQSEFGENLSQTSDESPFKQRRWLRLSLAFILITGGVTAIVWRGLTPTNQVSLTNIKTPGVRVKVSPVQIGTVEESSDFVASLESQRSVQIPSKIPGQVTQIFLQSGDPVTAGTAIIEVDSKQATIDEMNAARQAAVAQRENTRVKLQSLEAARQSHVADLQLQQQDYDRYAELANQGAVSRRARDEYASKLATAKANLGAINAQIQAEQATISQAETALQQAEANIQNQQVQPKNYRITAPFSGTVGDIPVKVGDLVNTSTPLVTVSQKQPLQVNISVPQEQSKQLRQGMPVEVLNPQGQVISTSKISLIAPDTNNEKQSSLVKALFNNSQGELKPDQLVRARVIWNQRSGVLVPTKAVSRLGGETFVYVIKREESSQGVSQLIARQKSVKLGNIRDDNYQVLAGLQPEDQIITSGLLNVKDGVAIVPES, encoded by the coding sequence ATGACATCCCCTGAGCCGCAAAGTGAATTTGGCGAAAACCTTTCACAAACTTCAGACGAGTCACCCTTTAAACAACGGCGGTGGCTACGATTATCGTTAGCTTTTATACTAATTACTGGGGGCGTAACGGCTATAGTTTGGCGTGGATTAACCCCGACAAATCAAGTATCACTTACTAATATTAAAACTCCAGGAGTAAGAGTCAAGGTATCACCAGTACAAATTGGTACAGTTGAGGAAAGTTCAGACTTTGTTGCAAGTTTAGAGTCTCAGCGTTCAGTACAAATACCATCAAAAATTCCGGGACAAGTTACCCAAATATTTCTTCAATCGGGAGATCCAGTTACAGCCGGAACAGCAATTATCGAAGTAGACTCTAAACAAGCGACAATCGATGAAATGAATGCTGCTAGACAGGCTGCTGTAGCACAACGAGAAAATACCCGTGTTAAACTTCAGTCTCTGGAAGCAGCACGCCAATCTCACGTTGCTGATTTACAATTGCAGCAACAGGACTATGATCGGTATGCTGAACTAGCAAATCAAGGAGCCGTATCTCGACGTGCTAGGGATGAGTATGCTAGCAAACTGGCTACAGCCAAGGCTAATCTTGGTGCAATTAATGCCCAGATTCAAGCAGAGCAAGCCACCATATCACAGGCTGAAACAGCTTTGCAACAAGCCGAGGCAAATATTCAAAACCAACAAGTCCAGCCTAAAAATTATAGAATTACAGCACCTTTTAGCGGCACAGTTGGCGATATTCCCGTGAAAGTAGGTGATTTAGTCAATACTTCTACACCACTGGTTACAGTTTCTCAGAAACAACCTTTACAAGTCAATATTTCTGTTCCACAAGAACAAAGCAAACAATTACGTCAGGGAATGCCTGTAGAGGTGTTGAATCCGCAAGGTCAAGTTATAAGTACTAGTAAAATATCTTTAATTGCTCCTGATACTAATAATGAGAAGCAATCAAGTCTGGTTAAAGCACTTTTTAATAATTCTCAAGGTGAGCTAAAACCAGATCAATTAGTGCGGGCTAGAGTGATTTGGAATCAGCGTTCTGGGGTATTAGTTCCCACAAAAGCAGTGTCTCGTTTAGGTGGAGAAACTTTTGTCTATGTCATCAAAAGGGAAGAGTCATCACAAGGGGTATCTCAATTAATAGCTCGGCAAAAGTCGGTAAAGTTAGGCAATATTAGAGATGATAATTACCAAGTTTTAGCAGGATTACAGCCGGAAGATCAAATTATTACTTCAGGACTATTGAATGTGAAAGATGGTGTGGCGATAGTCCCTGAATCTTGA
- a CDS encoding HigA family addiction module antitoxin, whose product MRTPKNRPPTHPGEILLKDFLAPMGISQTELAQAIHVPYQRINELVNGKRGVTPSTALRLSKFLGNSSEFWLNLQHNWELYYVLKEEEDDLNTISRFRRENQDEKISI is encoded by the coding sequence ATGAGAACCCCAAAAAATCGACCTCCGACACATCCGGGAGAAATTCTGCTTAAAGACTTTTTAGCGCCAATGGGAATCTCACAAACTGAACTTGCACAAGCAATTCACGTTCCCTACCAGCGAATTAATGAACTAGTGAATGGTAAGCGTGGCGTAACCCCAAGTACTGCATTACGTCTATCTAAGTTTTTGGGAAATAGTTCTGAGTTTTGGCTCAATCTTCAACATAATTGGGAACTGTACTATGTACTGAAGGAGGAAGAGGATGACCTCAATACCATATCAAGATTCAGGCGTGAAAACCAAGATGAAAAAATTTCCATCTAA
- a CDS encoding type II toxin-antitoxin system RelE/ParE family toxin produces MIVSFKDKGTEDIFDGNDSKDARKKCPTHLWEIAQRKLDQLNAAFCVDDMKVPPGNRLEALKGDKKGYYSIRINEQYRVCFAWTPEGPSLVEIVDYH; encoded by the coding sequence ATGATAGTATCATTTAAAGATAAAGGAACTGAAGATATTTTCGATGGTAACGACTCAAAAGACGCTCGCAAGAAGTGTCCCACTCATCTTTGGGAAATTGCACAGAGAAAATTAGATCAATTGAATGCGGCTTTTTGCGTAGATGATATGAAAGTACCACCAGGAAATAGGCTAGAAGCACTAAAAGGAGATAAAAAAGGTTATTACAGTATTCGGATTAATGAGCAATATCGAGTTTGTTTTGCATGGACACCAGAAGGACCATCTCTTGTTGAAATAGTGGATTATCATTAA
- the devC gene encoding ABC transporter permease DevC gives MFNRKIPLAWRQLMKQKGRFLVALCGITFADFLMLMQLGFQSALYDSNTRFHELLQADVVLVSRQAQNLGLLSSFPRRRLFQAANLSEVESVNPLYVRLGVWKSPQTKLDESILVIGFNPEKPAFNLPAVNQKLDQIKYPNTLLFDRNSSGKYEQAIAQISEGKSITTELQGRKVKIGGLYEVGASFVANGSVITSDQNYLRIFSGQQPGQVNLGLINLKPGSDADLVAKALQSYLNDDVQVFTRQEFIDFEKKYWQENGAIGFIFSLGVTIGFFVGVIIVYQIIYSDVMDHLPEYATLKAMGYRNSYLLLVVFQEALILAICGFVPGGFVSFVMYAFTRNITKLPLFMTPDRIILVLILTIIMCLISGAIAMRKLNSADPADIF, from the coding sequence ATGTTTAATCGTAAAATTCCTTTGGCTTGGCGGCAATTAATGAAGCAAAAAGGGCGTTTTTTAGTCGCTCTTTGTGGAATTACTTTTGCTGATTTTTTAATGTTAATGCAGTTGGGTTTTCAATCGGCTTTATATGATAGTAATACCCGCTTTCATGAACTTTTACAAGCTGATGTGGTGTTGGTGAGTCGTCAAGCGCAAAATTTGGGGCTTCTCAGTAGTTTTCCCCGTCGTCGTTTGTTTCAAGCTGCTAATTTGTCTGAGGTTGAGTCTGTTAATCCTTTGTATGTCCGCTTGGGTGTTTGGAAGAGTCCCCAAACGAAGTTGGATGAATCAATTTTGGTCATCGGCTTTAATCCAGAAAAACCTGCGTTCAATTTACCAGCAGTTAATCAAAAATTAGATCAGATTAAATATCCCAATACGCTGTTATTTGATCGCAATTCTAGCGGAAAATATGAACAAGCGATCGCACAAATATCTGAGGGTAAATCTATTACCACAGAACTGCAAGGACGTAAAGTAAAAATTGGCGGTTTGTACGAAGTTGGCGCTTCTTTTGTTGCTAATGGTAGTGTCATTACCAGTGACCAAAACTATTTGCGGATTTTTTCAGGACAGCAACCAGGTCAAGTTAATTTAGGTTTAATTAACCTCAAACCGGGTAGTGATGCGGATTTAGTCGCCAAAGCATTGCAATCTTATTTGAATGATGATGTGCAAGTTTTCACCCGTCAAGAATTTATTGATTTTGAAAAGAAATATTGGCAAGAAAATGGCGCAATTGGTTTTATCTTTTCTTTGGGTGTCACCATCGGCTTTTTCGTGGGTGTAATTATTGTTTATCAAATTATTTACAGTGATGTCATGGATCACTTGCCGGAATATGCCACACTTAAGGCAATGGGTTATCGTAATAGCTATTTATTATTAGTTGTATTTCAAGAAGCATTAATATTAGCTATCTGTGGTTTTGTTCCGGGTGGCTTTGTTTCCTTTGTGATGTATGCTTTTACCCGTAACATCACAAAGTTACCACTATTTATGACTCCTGACCGAATAATTTTAGTTTTAATCTTGACAATTATAATGTGTTTAATTTCCGGTGCGATCGCTATGCGAAAATTAAACTCAGCAGACCCAGCCGATATTTTCTAA
- a CDS encoding ABC exporter membrane fusion protein, translating to MLRNFETIKKSSLFPPNLRWLVALGITSVMAMGAGVVYVTRPTSPQTAVVSTQVSQPVTPKVNALGRLSPAGEVIRISAPTDPSGSSRVAQLLVDEGKQVRAGEVIAILDNRDRLQANLKEAQQQVRVAISRLDQVKAGAKQGEISAREATVRNLQAQLDGEIQTQQATNARLEAELQNAEMEFRRYESLYNQGAIAASALDTRRLTVRTAQEELNGAKASLGRTQRTLTAQIQEAKATLAQTSEVRPTDVAIVQAEVDSAIATVEKMQVEVDTAYIRAPQAGQILRVQARPGETIGEEGIVELGKTDKMYAIAEIYESDIGKIRPGQVANITSPSNAFTGELSGIVDRIGLKVAKKDVLDSDPTAATDARVIEAKIRLDEASSQQVANFTNLQVNVEILISQ from the coding sequence ATGTTGCGAAATTTTGAGACAATTAAGAAGTCTTCTTTGTTTCCGCCCAATCTGCGTTGGTTGGTCGCTTTGGGTATTACCTCGGTGATGGCGATGGGTGCGGGTGTAGTCTATGTAACTCGTCCTACAAGTCCTCAAACTGCGGTTGTGTCAACACAGGTGAGTCAGCCGGTTACGCCAAAAGTGAATGCGCTGGGACGATTGTCACCAGCTGGTGAGGTAATTAGAATTTCGGCTCCTACTGATCCTAGTGGTAGTAGTCGTGTGGCTCAATTGTTGGTTGATGAAGGGAAGCAAGTCCGCGCGGGTGAGGTGATTGCTATTTTGGATAATCGCGATCGCCTACAAGCTAATCTGAAGGAAGCACAGCAACAAGTCAGAGTAGCGATATCACGCCTGGATCAGGTGAAAGCCGGTGCAAAACAAGGTGAAATATCCGCTAGAGAAGCCACTGTGAGAAATCTGCAAGCACAGTTAGATGGTGAAATCCAAACCCAGCAAGCTACCAATGCTCGTCTGGAAGCTGAGTTACAAAATGCAGAGATGGAATTTCGCCGCTATGAAAGTCTTTACAATCAAGGTGCGATCGCTGCTTCAGCGCTCGATACTCGCAGATTAACCGTCAGAACCGCCCAAGAGGAGTTAAATGGTGCTAAAGCCAGTTTAGGCAGAACTCAACGCACCCTCACCGCACAGATTCAAGAAGCCAAAGCAACTTTAGCGCAAACATCGGAGGTGCGTCCTACTGATGTAGCTATTGTACAAGCAGAAGTGGATAGTGCGATCGCTACTGTGGAAAAAATGCAAGTTGAAGTTGATACAGCATACATTCGCGCCCCCCAAGCAGGTCAAATTCTTCGCGTTCAAGCTCGTCCCGGTGAAACTATCGGTGAGGAGGGAATTGTGGAACTTGGTAAAACTGATAAAATGTATGCGATCGCCGAAATTTATGAAAGTGATATTGGCAAAATTCGCCCTGGTCAAGTTGCTAATATTACCAGTCCTAGCAATGCTTTTACGGGTGAATTAAGCGGAATTGTGGATCGGATTGGCTTGAAGGTAGCGAAGAAAGATGTGTTAGATAGTGACCCCACAGCAGCTACAGATGCGAGGGTGATTGAGGCCAAAATTCGTTTAGATGAAGCTTCTAGTCAGCAAGTGGCTAATTTTACTAATCTTCAGGTCAACGTGGAAATACTAATTAGTCAATAG